A section of the Candidatus Omnitrophota bacterium genome encodes:
- a CDS encoding AAA family ATPase, with protein sequence MKPYLETWEKIFGIKRTRRIFIAATRQNVGKTTVSLGLLATLRKHSKKVGFIKPVGQRYLVEKGDKVDEDSVLMDRIFNLGSQLKDMSPVAVEKGYTEKFLDGRIQDNSGETIKEAFSRISEGKDIVIIEGTGHAGVGSVFDLSNAAVAKMLDSQVILVAPGGIGNPIDEIMLNRSLFDNMGVKLAGVVINKVLPHKYDKINTYVRKGLERLGIPVLGVLPYVELLDIPTMRDFKEELDMHVLCGEKYLGRQMRKVLVGAMEVREAAQYIEDDSLVITPGNRADLINLLIKIHTGRFKAPRRIAGLVLSGGMTPRRRIYNALRSTDIPTLTCRHDTYDVASRIHDLTVKIKSRDENKVKLAIDMIEKYVYVERVFKSII encoded by the coding sequence ATGAAACCTTATCTGGAAACCTGGGAAAAAATATTCGGTATAAAGCGAACAAGGCGCATTTTCATAGCCGCTACCCGGCAGAACGTGGGCAAGACCACTGTCTCGCTGGGTCTATTGGCAACTCTCCGAAAACATTCAAAGAAGGTGGGCTTCATTAAGCCGGTCGGGCAGCGTTATCTCGTTGAAAAAGGGGACAAAGTGGACGAGGATTCGGTCCTCATGGATCGCATTTTCAATCTTGGTTCCCAGCTCAAGGATATGTCGCCCGTTGCCGTCGAGAAAGGATATACTGAGAAGTTCCTTGACGGGAGGATCCAGGATAACTCCGGTGAAACCATAAAAGAGGCTTTTTCCAGGATCTCCGAAGGCAAAGACATAGTGATCATTGAAGGCACAGGCCATGCTGGGGTAGGTTCGGTATTCGATCTTTCAAATGCCGCCGTGGCGAAAATGCTCGATTCGCAGGTGATACTGGTGGCTCCCGGGGGTATAGGCAATCCCATAGACGAGATCATGCTCAACAGGTCACTTTTCGATAATATGGGTGTTAAGCTCGCCGGGGTGGTTATAAACAAGGTTCTTCCCCATAAATACGACAAGATAAACACTTACGTAAGAAAAGGCCTGGAAAGGCTGGGCATACCAGTTCTCGGCGTTCTTCCTTATGTTGAACTTTTGGACATACCGACTATGCGGGATTTCAAAGAGGAGCTTGACATGCATGTGCTCTGCGGCGAAAAATACCTCGGCAGACAGATGCGCAAGGTCCTCGTAGGTGCGATGGAGGTCAGGGAGGCGGCTCAGTACATCGAGGATGATTCGCTTGTCATAACCCCGGGTAACCGGGCAGATCTCATCAATCTTCTTATAAAGATACATACAGGCCGTTTTAAGGCCCCGAGAAGGATAGCGGGACTGGTCCTTTCCGGAGGGATGACCCCCAGACGCAGGATATACAACGCCCTTAGAAGTACCGATATCCCGACGCTTACATGTCGGCATGACACTTACGACGTTGCTTCGAGGATACATGACCTGACGGTGAAGATAAAATCGAGGGACGAGAACAAGGTCAAACTCGCTATCGACATGATAGAAAAATATGTTTACGTCGAAAGGGTCTTCAAGAGCATAATCTAG
- a CDS encoding site-2 protease family protein, with translation MANAIISISVFVVVIVIHELAHGYVAYRLGDTTARDAGRLTLNPLAHADPIGTVLLPALLIISRAPVVFGWAKPVPVNPNNFNDPRKGMLLTSCAGPASNLILAVFFAVIFRAGIFPPGSLPGLFLLYGVLISLVLGIFNLIPIPPLDGGGIVAAILPREAARKYEKLDRYGFIILIGLLYLGLFDRVILPLVGVLTKMLLS, from the coding sequence ATGGCGAACGCGATTATTTCAATTTCTGTATTTGTTGTCGTTATAGTCATCCATGAACTGGCGCACGGCTACGTGGCATACAGGCTTGGCGATACGACCGCGAGGGATGCGGGCAGACTCACTCTTAATCCCCTGGCCCATGCAGACCCGATAGGGACGGTCCTGCTACCGGCGTTACTTATTATTTCGAGAGCGCCGGTGGTTTTCGGATGGGCCAAACCGGTTCCCGTGAACCCGAATAATTTCAATGACCCCAGGAAGGGCATGCTTCTTACAAGTTGCGCGGGTCCTGCGTCCAACTTGATCCTTGCGGTTTTTTTCGCGGTGATCTTCAGGGCAGGTATTTTCCCGCCAGGTTCTTTGCCGGGGCTGTTCCTTCTTTACGGGGTCCTGATCAGTCTGGTTCTGGGCATTTTCAACCTCATACCTATACCGCCGCTCGATGGCGGCGGTATAGTTGCCGCCATATTGCCACGGGAGGCGGCCAGGAAATACGAGAAACTGGACCGGTACGGGTTCATAATATTGATCGGTCTTTTGTATCTTGGTCTGTTTGATAGAGTGATACTGCCTCTGGTCGGTGTTTTGACAAAAATGCTTTTAAGTTGA
- the tilS gene encoding tRNA lysidine(34) synthetase TilS, with product MNKRTVTKATFLKRVKDTIKHYYMFRENDRVLVAVSGGADSVCLLNVLESVKRSLGIDTVIANMDHCLRGKESARDSDYVRKLSLQLGLPFEHKKVDVSSSVKKGASLEERARDERYRFFREAARRSGCNVIATGHTMDDQAETVIMRVIYGASPVSLSGIPPVREEKGLKLVRPLIRVSREQILDFLEKNGVGFVEDSSNSDVMFLRNKMRLEVLPFLEKYNPRVKRSLVNLSDAVREDLEYLQQQSRKAMEGSRNRTRISIKDIILQPKALRREVFKQLFTNAGGNVKKLSYRHWMLMDRFLRESEKGRSLDFPGDIRVTKKGSDLVFDKR from the coding sequence ATGAACAAAAGAACCGTTACGAAGGCTACGTTCCTGAAACGGGTTAAGGACACCATCAAGCATTATTACATGTTCCGTGAAAACGACAGGGTGCTCGTAGCCGTCTCCGGAGGAGCCGATTCGGTGTGTCTTTTGAACGTTCTGGAATCCGTTAAGAGGTCCCTGGGCATAGACACGGTTATAGCGAACATGGACCATTGCCTGAGAGGGAAAGAATCTGCGAGGGATTCGGATTACGTGAGAAAGCTGTCCCTTCAGCTTGGTCTTCCTTTCGAACATAAAAAAGTCGATGTCAGCTCTTCCGTGAAGAAAGGCGCCTCTCTGGAAGAGAGAGCGCGTGATGAAAGATACAGGTTCTTCCGGGAGGCCGCCAGGAGGAGCGGGTGCAATGTTATCGCCACAGGTCACACCATGGACGACCAGGCCGAAACGGTCATTATGAGGGTGATCTACGGTGCCTCCCCGGTGTCGCTTTCGGGAATACCGCCTGTAAGGGAGGAAAAGGGCCTTAAGCTGGTCAGGCCGTTGATACGGGTTTCGCGTGAACAGATACTGGATTTTCTCGAGAAGAACGGGGTCGGATTTGTCGAGGACAGTTCGAACAGTGATGTTATGTTCCTTCGTAACAAGATGCGCCTTGAAGTTCTTCCTTTCCTTGAGAAGTACAATCCCAGGGTCAAGAGATCTTTGGTGAACCTTTCGGATGCGGTAAGGGAAGACCTTGAATATCTACAGCAGCAGAGCAGAAAGGCCATGGAAGGCTCCAGGAACCGAACGAGGATATCCATAAAGGATATAATACTTCAGCCGAAGGCTTTGCGCAGAGAGGTCTTCAAGCAACTTTTCACGAATGCCGGGGGGAACGTCAAAAAACTCTCATACCGTCACTGGATGCTCATGGACAGGTTTCTCAGGGAAAGTGAAAAAGGAAGATCCCTGGATTTTCCCGGCGACATACGTGTTACGAAAAAGGGCTCGGACCTCGTTTTCGACAAGAGGTGA
- a CDS encoding NAD-dependent epimerase/dehydratase family protein: MKIVLTGATGFIGSNLLRALAEKGHDVVSLVRSTSDVSLLEKMKVPYEVTDILNADLLEELLKKISPQAVYHCAAAVMDRDEDSLHRVNIESTRNICRACYANHIGKLIYLSSVAVISGNEQVPLRDEMPYKASNPYGRSKIEAERTVMQFREKGLSVCVVRPCMVYGHGEPHALDRILAGVRKRQIPLVDVKGMDSKLHLVHVGNLVQLLLLTLEKEEALEGSFIVADKQVITLRKFLEICYREMGMEPPVVPAWLFRLLSVFPPVKRRAERIFKDRVYDISRAREILGYEPEISTKEGLREVVSQWRKEQEASENV, translated from the coding sequence ATGAAGATAGTGCTGACCGGAGCGACCGGGTTTATAGGAAGTAATCTCCTCAGGGCTCTTGCGGAGAAGGGACATGATGTAGTATCTCTGGTAAGGAGTACTAGTGATGTTTCCCTTCTGGAGAAGATGAAAGTCCCTTACGAGGTCACTGATATACTTAACGCCGACCTTCTCGAGGAGCTATTGAAGAAAATATCCCCTCAGGCCGTCTATCATTGCGCAGCAGCCGTAATGGACCGGGATGAGGATAGTTTGCATCGTGTTAATATCGAAAGCACCCGGAACATCTGCCGGGCCTGTTACGCGAACCATATAGGAAAACTCATATATCTTAGTTCTGTCGCCGTTATCAGCGGTAACGAGCAGGTACCCTTAAGGGATGAGATGCCCTATAAGGCAAGCAATCCTTACGGAAGGTCCAAGATCGAAGCAGAACGCACTGTCATGCAGTTCCGGGAAAAAGGGCTTTCCGTCTGCGTCGTCCGGCCCTGCATGGTTTACGGTCACGGAGAGCCTCACGCTTTAGACAGGATACTGGCCGGAGTGCGGAAGCGCCAGATCCCTCTCGTGGATGTCAAGGGGATGGACTCAAAGCTTCATCTGGTGCATGTGGGCAATCTCGTGCAGTTATTGCTTCTTACCCTTGAAAAAGAAGAAGCCCTGGAAGGCTCTTTCATCGTCGCCGACAAGCAGGTAATTACATTGCGTAAATTCCTTGAGATCTGTTACCGGGAAATGGGGATGGAGCCCCCGGTAGTACCCGCGTGGCTTTTCCGGTTGCTCAGCGTATTTCCTCCGGTGAAAAGGAGGGCGGAAAGGATCTTCAAGGACAGGGTATATGATATCAGCCGGGCCCGGGAGATACTCGGATATGAACCGGAAATATCAACCAAAGAAGGTTTGCGGGAAGTTGTCAGCCAGTGGCGAAAGGAACAGGAAGCGTCTGAAAATGTCTAA
- a CDS encoding methylenetetrahydrofolate reductase translates to MGRISLELVPRSEELFTEELRTVRERFPCVETLNIPDILKFDVRIPEACKVAVPFFPHIIPHIRAVSINKEEPFPYRRLFSEYGITEVLVILGDNPDIVSKSENPCTSIELIKKLKEEVPELKVYAGIDQWRTTFSEEMEYVEQKRNAGADGFFTQPFFDLDLLEQWSRELEDTHVFWGLAPVIRESSKKYWETKNKVVFPEKFVCSMKWNQTFAREVLNRTTAKTSHVYLCPITVDFVDYLTGIF, encoded by the coding sequence ATGGGCAGGATATCACTGGAACTCGTACCCAGGAGCGAAGAACTTTTTACGGAAGAACTCAGAACTGTCAGGGAAAGGTTCCCCTGCGTGGAGACTCTGAACATCCCCGATATCCTCAAGTTCGATGTAAGGATACCCGAGGCATGCAAAGTCGCGGTGCCTTTTTTCCCGCATATAATACCGCATATACGTGCCGTTTCAATAAATAAAGAGGAGCCTTTCCCTTACAGGCGGCTATTTTCCGAGTATGGCATCACCGAGGTCCTCGTGATCCTGGGGGACAACCCGGATATCGTTTCAAAGAGCGAAAACCCCTGCACGTCGATAGAGCTTATAAAGAAACTCAAGGAGGAGGTTCCGGAACTTAAGGTATACGCTGGCATCGATCAGTGGAGAACGACCTTTTCGGAAGAAATGGAATATGTCGAACAGAAAAGGAATGCGGGTGCCGACGGTTTTTTTACTCAGCCGTTCTTTGACCTGGATCTATTGGAACAGTGGTCCAGGGAGCTTGAGGATACACATGTTTTCTGGGGGCTCGCTCCCGTAATAAGGGAATCATCCAAGAAATACTGGGAAACAAAGAACAAGGTAGTTTTTCCGGAAAAATTCGTCTGTTCCATGAAGTGGAACCAGACCTTTGCCAGAGAGGTGCTTAACCGGACCACAGCGAAAACCTCTCATGTATATCTGTGTCCGATAACTGTGGATTTCGTGGATTACCTGACGGGGATATTTTAA
- the panB gene encoding 3-methyl-2-oxobutanoate hydroxymethyltransferase, translating into MSKERITVLDFRRKKENGEKITMLTAYDYPMASILDSAGIDAVLVGDSLAMVVLGQEDTLGVGMDEMVHHAKAVSRGVKRSFLIGDMPFMSYQPSDRDAVKNAGRFVQEAGCQAVKLEGGSEVLPRVKAITEAGIPVLGHIGLTPQSVNKIGGYKVQGRFQQEAEKLTEDATLLEKAGCFALILECVPEKLAGEITSKLKIPTIGIGAGKLCDGQVLVTYDMVGYFDKFVPKFVRRYAEISKTIKKAVLSFKKQTEEGSFPSQEESF; encoded by the coding sequence ATGAGCAAAGAGCGCATTACGGTACTTGATTTCAGGCGCAAGAAGGAGAACGGGGAGAAGATCACCATGCTCACCGCCTATGATTATCCCATGGCCAGCATTCTGGACTCGGCGGGTATAGATGCGGTACTGGTGGGGGATTCGCTGGCGATGGTGGTGCTGGGACAGGAGGATACTCTGGGTGTTGGCATGGATGAGATGGTACATCACGCCAAAGCGGTCAGCCGGGGGGTAAAACGTTCCTTTCTTATAGGGGATATGCCCTTTATGTCGTACCAGCCTTCTGACAGGGATGCGGTGAAGAACGCCGGCAGGTTCGTCCAAGAGGCCGGCTGCCAGGCCGTTAAGCTCGAGGGCGGCAGTGAGGTCCTGCCGCGTGTTAAGGCTATAACCGAGGCGGGCATCCCCGTACTGGGCCATATAGGTCTTACCCCTCAGAGCGTTAACAAGATCGGCGGCTATAAGGTGCAGGGCAGGTTCCAGCAGGAAGCCGAAAAACTTACTGAAGACGCGACATTACTGGAAAAGGCCGGATGTTTCGCTCTTATTCTTGAATGTGTACCGGAAAAACTCGCCGGTGAGATCACCTCAAAACTGAAGATACCCACCATTGGCATAGGCGCTGGAAAACTGTGTGATGGTCAGGTTCTTGTCACCTACGATATGGTCGGTTATTTTGACAAGTTCGTGCCCAAGTTCGTTAGAAGGTACGCCGAAATAAGCAAGACAATAAAAAAAGCCGTCCTTTCTTTCAAAAAACAGACCGAAGAGGGAAGTTTCCCCTCGCAGGAAGAGTCTTTCTGA
- the mnmA gene encoding tRNA 2-thiouridine(34) synthase MnmA yields the protein MEMIRMKILVAMSGGVDSSVAALKLKSEGHDLIGATIQTWPKEECDAEGEKLCCSESAVRYARSVAEDLDIPYHVIDLSREFAEIVKDYFAEEYSRGRTPNPCIYCNSRIKFGLLLKKARQMGAEKIATGHYARILKGPGGCMLSEARDKWRDQSYFLYDISQKELSSVLFPLGEMAREEVKEMAVGRNFMSAWRKSSQDVCFATAQSDYRDYLSKLGIEAFKEGDILDTSGKVIGRHKGVAAYTVGQRRGLGLAMPQPVYVLKIDADNNTITVGEKEHAMNSRIRVAGFNWLIMEKLKGKMRFQTKIRYNSKKEAASVIPWGDDEAVVEFDRPQFAPTPGQAAVFYDDEVVAGGGWIEEALM from the coding sequence GTGGAGATGATAAGGATGAAGATACTGGTCGCTATGTCAGGAGGGGTCGATTCGAGCGTTGCAGCTCTTAAACTGAAGAGCGAAGGGCATGATCTCATTGGTGCGACCATCCAGACCTGGCCAAAGGAAGAATGCGACGCCGAAGGTGAAAAGCTGTGTTGCTCGGAGTCAGCCGTTCGTTACGCGCGCAGCGTCGCGGAGGACCTGGACATCCCGTATCACGTGATAGATCTCTCAAGGGAGTTCGCCGAGATCGTTAAGGATTATTTCGCGGAAGAATATTCCAGGGGCAGAACGCCGAACCCCTGTATTTACTGTAACAGCAGGATAAAGTTCGGACTGCTTCTTAAGAAGGCCCGCCAGATGGGCGCCGAGAAAATAGCGACCGGTCATTATGCCCGCATACTTAAGGGGCCTGGCGGCTGTATGCTCTCCGAAGCCAGGGATAAATGGCGCGATCAATCCTATTTTTTGTATGATATTTCCCAAAAAGAACTTTCAAGCGTGTTGTTCCCCCTGGGGGAGATGGCCAGGGAAGAGGTTAAGGAAATGGCCGTCGGGCGGAACTTTATGTCGGCTTGGCGCAAGTCAAGCCAGGATGTATGCTTTGCAACGGCCCAGAGCGATTACAGGGATTATCTCAGTAAGCTGGGGATAGAGGCGTTCAAAGAGGGCGACATACTTGACACCTCGGGCAAGGTCATCGGCCGGCATAAGGGGGTCGCCGCATATACAGTTGGACAACGCAGAGGTCTTGGACTTGCCATGCCGCAACCAGTGTATGTGCTCAAAATAGACGCGGATAACAACACGATAACCGTTGGCGAGAAAGAACACGCCATGAATTCCAGGATACGTGTTGCAGGGTTTAACTGGCTTATCATGGAGAAGCTCAAGGGGAAGATGCGTTTTCAGACAAAGATAAGATATAACAGCAAGAAAGAGGCCGCGAGTGTAATTCCGTGGGGGGACGATGAAGCGGTAGTTGAGTTCGACAGACCCCAGTTCGCTCCCACGCCTGGACAGGCGGCGGTATTCTATGACGATGAGGTGGTTGCCGGTGGCGGCTGGATAGAGGAAGCGCTTATGTGA
- a CDS encoding ribonuclease Z: MISAGPGRYSDMNRKYQPKKVCGKLSASGERNRKRLKMSKITLTLLGTTAGVPTKQRAHSAVHLRYSDAEEFCCLFDCGEGTQRQILFAGLNMMKLDHIFITHWHGDHCLGLPGVIDTMGFEGRQRPLTVHAPQAKKNVSKYRQLSVSMAKFRVLSQNVNPRGKKTQTIYETDRFRVVSVPVKHSIPAVAYAFIEKEKTVIDIRKAMQLGLPEEGPVYKELKEKKEVSIGGRRVLLEDVSHRQKGKKVVFSGDTELCDSLRQLVEGADLLVQDCTYFDDVGPDKPYMHASLPEVVEMVRQGGVGKTVLTHISRKYQDQQRLEKLVEKYPEMIVAEDLMEVSV, from the coding sequence ATGATATCAGCCGGGCCCGGGAGATACTCGGATATGAACCGGAAATATCAACCAAAGAAGGTTTGCGGGAAGTTGTCAGCCAGTGGCGAAAGGAACAGGAAGCGTCTGAAAATGTCTAAGATTACTTTGACCTTGTTGGGCACGACTGCGGGTGTACCTACCAAGCAAAGAGCTCATTCGGCAGTTCATCTGCGTTACAGTGACGCGGAAGAGTTCTGTTGTCTTTTTGATTGCGGTGAAGGCACTCAGCGACAGATACTCTTTGCCGGTCTCAATATGATGAAACTCGATCATATTTTTATCACGCACTGGCACGGTGACCATTGTCTCGGTCTTCCGGGAGTTATAGATACAATGGGGTTCGAGGGGCGTCAGCGACCTTTAACCGTTCACGCGCCGCAGGCGAAGAAGAATGTGAGCAAGTACAGGCAATTGAGCGTTTCCATGGCTAAATTCCGGGTGCTCTCGCAGAATGTCAACCCTCGTGGCAAAAAAACGCAGACGATCTACGAAACGGACAGGTTTCGCGTTGTTTCGGTGCCGGTCAAGCACAGCATTCCCGCAGTAGCGTATGCTTTCATCGAAAAGGAAAAGACTGTCATAGATATTAGAAAAGCTATGCAGCTTGGTCTTCCCGAAGAGGGGCCCGTCTACAAGGAGCTCAAAGAGAAGAAAGAGGTGTCTATCGGAGGCCGGCGCGTTCTTCTTGAAGATGTATCCCACAGGCAGAAGGGGAAGAAAGTGGTCTTCTCCGGCGACACCGAATTGTGCGATTCTCTGCGCCAACTGGTGGAGGGGGCGGACCTTTTGGTCCAGGACTGCACGTATTTTGATGATGTAGGACCGGATAAACCCTATATGCACGCTTCACTGCCCGAGGTGGTGGAAATGGTCCGGCAGGGCGGTGTCGGCAAAACAGTTCTGACACATATAAGCCGAAAGTATCAGGACCAGCAAAGGCTCGAGAAACTGGTGGAGAAGTATCCGGAAATGATCGTTGCAGAGGACCTCATGGAGGTATCTGTTTAA
- the hflK gene encoding FtsH protease activity modulator HflK has protein sequence MDNFRSPDDLFKDEAKKVKQMGKDYLKYLPAGIAVLIAIFALQSGIYSIGPDEVGVVQRFGGYVRTTEPGLQVKLPFGIEKATPIKVKKIFKEEFGFRTARSGVRSVYAARKFPEESLMLTGDLNILDVRWIVQFRVNDPVELMFRTKKPVGNVRVMSEVVMRRLVGDYTVDEVLTTKRQEIDHKAELDLQELMDKYQTGISIVTVKLLDVNPPDRVKPAFNEVNEAKQERERMINEAWEEYNKAVPRAKGEALRTIRQAEGYQLDKINRAEGESERFLVTWEEYKKAPEITKKRLYLETMSRVLPQAETKYITDPQQNSILPLLRLGEKGGEQ, from the coding sequence ATGGATAATTTCAGATCACCCGACGACCTTTTCAAGGACGAGGCTAAAAAAGTGAAACAGATGGGTAAGGACTACCTCAAGTATCTTCCGGCTGGTATTGCTGTTCTGATAGCGATCTTTGCGCTCCAGAGCGGCATTTATTCTATAGGACCTGACGAGGTCGGGGTCGTCCAGAGGTTCGGCGGTTATGTCCGGACCACAGAGCCGGGATTGCAAGTCAAGTTGCCCTTCGGTATCGAAAAGGCCACACCTATAAAGGTCAAGAAGATCTTCAAGGAGGAATTCGGCTTCAGGACTGCGCGGTCCGGAGTGCGAAGTGTTTATGCCGCGCGTAAGTTCCCCGAAGAGTCGCTTATGCTTACAGGGGATCTTAACATACTGGACGTGAGGTGGATCGTTCAGTTCCGCGTCAATGATCCTGTGGAACTGATGTTCCGCACAAAAAAGCCCGTGGGTAATGTCAGGGTCATGTCTGAAGTGGTAATGCGCAGGCTGGTGGGGGACTATACGGTTGATGAGGTCCTCACTACTAAACGTCAGGAGATCGACCATAAGGCGGAACTGGACCTGCAGGAGCTCATGGATAAATATCAGACGGGGATCAGTATAGTCACTGTCAAGCTGCTGGATGTGAACCCTCCTGACAGGGTGAAACCCGCTTTCAACGAGGTGAACGAAGCCAAGCAGGAGCGGGAGAGAATGATCAACGAAGCCTGGGAAGAATACAACAAGGCGGTGCCTCGCGCCAAAGGTGAAGCGCTCAGAACGATCAGGCAGGCTGAAGGGTACCAGCTTGATAAGATCAACCGGGCCGAAGGCGAATCGGAAAGATTCCTGGTCACTTGGGAAGAGTATAAAAAGGCACCGGAGATAACCAAGAAAAGGCTGTACCTTGAGACGATGTCCAGGGTCTTGCCTCAGGCTGAGACCAAATACATCACTGATCCTCAGCAGAATTCTATTCTTCCGCTGTTGAGGCTTGGCGAGAAAGGGGGCGAGCAATGA
- the hflC gene encoding protease modulator HflC: MKKAANIIMGVAILAAIAFLTGTVYVVDETQQVVITQFGRPVGEPVTRAGLHFKVPFIQIAHSFDKRLLNWDGDPNQIPTRDKKYIWVDTTARWKIKNALMFLQSVGTERGAHGRLDDIINSATRDVITSHPLVETIRDSNRILDTETPAEITAIAEEALERITMGRTALENDILKRAQELMPQYGIELVDVRIKRLNYVEEVRQKVYERMISERKRAAEQYRSEGMGKSAEIRGQKEKELKRISSEAYKTAQGIRGKADAEAIKIYADSYSKDPGFYSFLKTLETYNNTVDGNTTVILSTEGDYYKYLKRMGE, translated from the coding sequence ATAAAAAAAGCGGCTAACATTATAATGGGGGTGGCCATTCTGGCGGCTATTGCGTTCCTTACGGGAACTGTATATGTAGTAGATGAGACCCAGCAGGTCGTCATAACCCAGTTCGGAAGGCCTGTGGGTGAGCCTGTTACCAGGGCCGGACTTCATTTTAAGGTCCCGTTCATACAGATCGCGCATTCTTTTGATAAAAGGTTGCTCAACTGGGACGGTGATCCTAACCAGATACCCACCCGGGACAAGAAATACATCTGGGTGGATACCACGGCACGCTGGAAGATCAAGAACGCGTTGATGTTTCTGCAATCAGTGGGGACTGAGCGCGGCGCGCATGGAAGGCTGGACGATATCATCAATTCCGCTACCAGAGACGTGATAACCAGCCATCCTCTCGTGGAGACCATCAGGGATTCCAATCGGATACTTGATACGGAAACCCCCGCGGAGATAACCGCCATCGCCGAAGAGGCCCTTGAAAGGATAACCATGGGCCGTACGGCGCTGGAAAACGACATTCTCAAAAGAGCACAGGAATTAATGCCCCAGTACGGTATTGAGCTGGTCGATGTAAGGATAAAAAGGCTCAATTATGTTGAGGAAGTGCGACAAAAAGTCTATGAAAGGATGATATCAGAAAGGAAGCGTGCTGCGGAACAGTACCGGTCCGAAGGTATGGGAAAGAGCGCCGAGATAAGGGGACAGAAGGAAAAGGAGCTTAAGCGAATATCCTCGGAGGCTTACAAGACAGCCCAGGGCATCCGTGGTAAGGCCGATGCTGAAGCCATAAAGATATATGCAGATTCCTACAGCAAGGACCCCGGGTTCTATTCGTTCCTCAAGACGCTTGAGACTTATAATAATACAGTTGACGGTAATACTACCGTTATACTTTCCACGGAAGGGGATTATTACAAATACCTTAAAAGAATGGGGGAGTGA
- a CDS encoding HD domain-containing protein: MTKRTEHNLKLGIRGAYENLKHAYDEIKEANMEMIFRMAVVAESRDVSTGVHLVRIADYSAIIAEEMGLSEKEVDTIRHASPLHDIGKITLPDSILKKKGKLTSEERYIMMKHPEAGARIFANSKTPIMRACELVALTHHERFDGKGYPRGLKGEQIPLYGRIVSLADCFDAFTSKRSYKKAFGFDKSVSMVLERAGTHFDPAVVMAFMRNKEKIKRTWEANRDIEQFLMDAGLSHEAPPHIAIRKGG; this comes from the coding sequence ATGACAAAAAGAACCGAGCATAATCTCAAACTCGGCATAAGAGGGGCTTACGAAAATCTGAAACACGCTTATGATGAGATAAAAGAGGCTAATATGGAGATGATCTTCCGTATGGCCGTCGTGGCCGAGTCCAGGGATGTTTCGACCGGGGTGCATCTTGTGCGCATAGCCGATTACAGCGCCATCATCGCAGAGGAGATGGGGCTTTCGGAAAAAGAAGTGGATACTATACGCCACGCCAGTCCCTTGCATGACATCGGCAAGATAACTCTGCCCGATTCTATCCTGAAGAAAAAAGGGAAGCTTACCTCAGAGGAAAGATACATAATGATGAAACACCCCGAAGCCGGGGCCAGGATATTCGCAAACTCAAAGACCCCTATAATGCGTGCCTGCGAGCTTGTGGCCCTGACGCATCATGAGAGGTTCGACGGCAAGGGGTATCCGCGCGGCCTCAAAGGTGAACAGATACCTCTATACGGAAGAATAGTCAGTCTCGCTGATTGTTTTGACGCTTTTACTTCCAAGCGTTCCTACAAGAAGGCTTTCGGGTTCGATAAATCGGTATCGATGGTCCTGGAAAGGGCGGGTACCCATTTTGATCCGGCGGTCGTTATGGCGTTCATGCGCAACAAGGAAAAGATCAAAAGGACCTGGGAAGCTAACAGGGATATTGAACAGTTTTTGATGGACGCGGGGCTTTCCCATGAGGCCCCGCCGCATATTGCAATCCGAAAAGGGGGGTAG
- a CDS encoding recombinase: MKILLHICCGVCAGAVAEKLMIEGHRVTGYFYNPNIHPVDEYQRRLEASRKVATELGFDLVEGPYDRQKWFELVKGLEYAPEGGDRCRICYRIRLEQTYKYMREKIFGAFTTTLSVSPHKDAAVINSIGREIGGEKFINADFKKKGGFLRATEMSREMGLYRQDYCGCVYSQEEALRRRRK, encoded by the coding sequence ATGAAGATATTGTTACATATCTGTTGCGGAGTATGCGCAGGCGCGGTCGCAGAAAAGCTGATGATAGAAGGCCACAGGGTAACCGGGTATTTTTATAATCCGAACATTCATCCGGTTGACGAATACCAAAGAAGGCTCGAGGCATCCAGGAAAGTCGCAACCGAGCTCGGGTTTGATCTGGTGGAAGGCCCCTACGACAGACAGAAATGGTTCGAACTTGTAAAGGGCCTGGAATACGCCCCCGAAGGAGGGGACCGCTGCAGAATCTGTTACAGGATTAGACTTGAGCAAACATACAAATATATGCGTGAAAAGATCTTCGGCGCCTTTACCACTACGCTCAGCGTCAGTCCCCACAAGGATGCTGCGGTCATTAACTCGATAGGGCGTGAAATAGGCGGCGAAAAATTCATTAACGCGGATTTCAAGAAAAAAGGCGGGTTTCTCAGGGCGACAGAGATGTCCAGAGAGATGGGGCTTTACAGGCAGGACTACTGCGGGTGCGTTTACAGCCAGGAAGAGGCTCTTAGGAGAAGGCGAAAATGA